A window of the Kosakonia sp. BYX6 genome harbors these coding sequences:
- the pyrD gene encoding quinone-dependent dihydroorotate dehydrogenase gives MYYPFVRKALFQFDPERAHELTFQQLRRITGTPLEALVRQRVPEKPVQCMGLTFKNPLGLAAGLDKNGECIDALGAMGFGSIEIGTVTPRPQPGNDKPRIFRLVDAEGLINRMGFNNLGVDNLVENVKKSHFDGVLGINIGKNKDTPVEQGKDDYLICMEKIYAYAGYIAINISSPNTPGLRTLQYGEALDDLLTAIKNKQNDLQKLHHKYVPVAVKIAPDLSEEELIQVADSLVRHNIDGVIATNTTLERSLVQGMKHCEEMGGLSGRPLQLKSTEIIRRLSQELNGRLPIIGVGGIDSVIAAREKIAAGATLVQIYSGFIFKGPPLIKEIVTHI, from the coding sequence ATGTACTATCCCTTCGTTCGTAAAGCCCTTTTCCAGTTCGATCCAGAACGCGCTCATGAATTGACGTTTCAACAACTGCGCCGCATTACCGGCACGCCGCTTGAAGCCCTTGTACGCCAACGCGTACCGGAAAAACCCGTTCAATGTATGGGGCTGACCTTTAAAAACCCGTTGGGCCTGGCGGCCGGTCTGGATAAAAACGGCGAATGCATTGATGCACTGGGTGCGATGGGGTTTGGCTCCATCGAAATTGGTACCGTTACGCCACGCCCGCAGCCGGGCAACGACAAGCCGAGGATCTTCCGGCTGGTGGATGCCGAGGGCCTGATCAACCGCATGGGCTTTAACAATCTCGGCGTGGATAACCTGGTCGAGAACGTTAAAAAGTCGCATTTTGACGGTGTGCTGGGGATTAATATTGGCAAGAATAAAGATACGCCGGTAGAGCAAGGTAAAGATGACTACCTGATTTGCATGGAAAAAATCTATGCTTATGCCGGTTATATCGCAATTAATATTTCTTCGCCTAATACCCCGGGGCTGCGCACGCTGCAATATGGCGAAGCGCTGGACGATCTTCTGACGGCAATTAAAAATAAGCAAAACGATCTACAAAAACTCCACCATAAATATGTTCCGGTGGCTGTGAAGATCGCACCGGATCTTTCTGAGGAAGAACTGATCCAGGTTGCCGATAGTTTAGTTCGCCACAATATTGATGGTGTTATTGCCACCAATACAACTCTGGAAAGATCGTTAGTGCAGGGAATGAAACATTGCGAAGAAATGGGTGGTTTAAGTGGCCGTCCTCTGCAATTAAAAAGTACAGAAATAATCCGAAGACTGTCGCAGGAATTAAATGGTCGCTTACCGATTATTGGCGTCGGCGGTATCGACTCGGTGATCGCCGCCCGCGAGAAGATTGCGGCAGGTGCGACACTGGTGCAAATTTATTCTGGTTTTATTTTTAAAGGCCCGCCGCTGATTAAAGAAATCGTTACTCATATCTAA
- the ssuE gene encoding NADPH-dependent FMN reductase has translation MRVVTLAGSPRFPSRSSALLEYARERLNAQDVEVCHWHLQNFAPEDLLYARVDSPALQTFIEQLKGADGLIVATPIYKAAYTGALKTLLDLLPERALEGKVVLPLATGGTVAHMLAVDYALTPVLSALKAQEILHGVFADDSQVLDYQHKPHLTSNLQTRLDNALETFWQALHRRDIQAPDFHSPQGVAHV, from the coding sequence ATGCGAGTTGTCACCCTGGCCGGAAGCCCACGCTTCCCTTCCCGCTCCAGCGCACTACTGGAGTATGCCCGCGAGCGGCTAAATGCGCAGGATGTTGAAGTGTGTCACTGGCATCTGCAAAACTTCGCACCGGAAGACCTGCTCTACGCGCGCGTTGATAGCCCGGCGTTGCAAACCTTTATTGAACAGTTGAAAGGCGCCGACGGGCTGATTGTCGCCACGCCTATCTATAAAGCCGCTTATACCGGCGCGCTAAAAACGCTGTTGGATCTGCTGCCCGAACGGGCGCTGGAAGGCAAAGTTGTGCTGCCACTGGCAACGGGCGGTACCGTCGCCCATATGCTCGCGGTCGATTATGCATTAACCCCCGTATTGAGCGCGCTCAAAGCGCAAGAGATCCTCCACGGCGTTTTTGCTGATGACAGCCAGGTGCTGGATTATCAGCACAAACCCCATCTCACCTCCAACTTGCAAACCCGCCTGGATAACGCGCTGGAAACCTTTTGGCAGGCACTGCACCGCCGCGATATTCAAGCACCGGATTTCCATTCCCCGCAAGGAGTCGCCCATGTTTAA
- a CDS encoding sulfonate ABC transporter substrate-binding protein codes for MFKHLKRSAHGLVLSSLFAFSALSHAAEPAPDALRIGYQKGSVSMVLAKSHGLLEKRYPNTKISWIEFPAGPQMLEALNVGSIDLGSTGDIPPIFAQAAGADLLYVGAEPAKPKAEVILVAQNSPIKTVADLKGRKVAFQKGSSSHNLLLRALQQAGLTFSDIQPVYLSPADARAAFQQNNVDAWAIWDPYYSAALLQGGVRVLKDGETLKQTGSFYLAARPYAEQNGAFIQGVLDTFSEADALTISQRDESVALLAKTMGLPQPVIATYFDHRPPTKITPVNDATAALQQQTADLFYDNHLVPKKVDIRSRIWQPTSQGAKS; via the coding sequence ATGTTTAAGCATCTCAAACGCTCAGCGCACGGGCTCGTGCTGAGTAGTTTATTCGCTTTTTCCGCCTTGTCACACGCCGCCGAACCTGCGCCAGATGCGTTACGGATCGGCTACCAAAAAGGCAGCGTCAGTATGGTGCTGGCGAAAAGCCACGGGCTGCTGGAAAAACGTTACCCGAACACCAAAATCTCGTGGATTGAGTTCCCGGCCGGGCCGCAAATGCTGGAAGCACTGAATGTCGGCAGCATTGATCTTGGTAGCACAGGTGATATTCCGCCTATCTTTGCACAGGCTGCAGGCGCCGACCTGCTGTATGTCGGTGCTGAACCGGCCAAACCGAAAGCCGAAGTGATCCTTGTTGCACAAAACAGCCCAATTAAAACCGTCGCCGACCTGAAAGGACGAAAAGTCGCTTTCCAGAAAGGCTCCAGTTCGCACAATTTATTGCTGCGCGCGCTGCAACAAGCGGGATTGACATTCAGCGATATTCAGCCCGTTTATCTCAGCCCGGCGGATGCCCGAGCAGCGTTTCAGCAAAACAATGTCGACGCGTGGGCCATTTGGGATCCTTACTACTCCGCCGCGCTGTTGCAAGGCGGCGTGCGTGTGCTGAAAGACGGCGAAACCCTGAAGCAGACCGGATCCTTCTATTTGGCCGCGCGCCCGTATGCGGAGCAAAACGGCGCCTTTATTCAAGGCGTGCTGGATACCTTTAGCGAAGCCGATGCGCTAACCATTAGCCAGCGTGATGAAAGCGTTGCGCTACTGGCGAAAACCATGGGTCTGCCGCAACCGGTTATTGCCACCTATTTCGATCATCGTCCACCCACCAAAATCACACCGGTCAACGACGCCACCGCCGCGTTGCAGCAGCAAACCGCGGATCTCTTTTACGACAACCATCTGGTACCGAAGAAAGTCGATATCCGTAGCCGTATCTGGCAGCCAACCTCACAAGGAGCGAAATCATGA
- the ssuD gene encoding FMNH2-dependent alkanesulfonate monooxygenase: MSLNLFWFLPTHGDGHYLGTDHGSRPVDHSYLQQIAQAADRLGFSGVLIPTGRSCEDAWLVAASLIPVTQRLKFLVALRPSVISPTVAARQAATLDRLSNGRALFNLVTGSDPQELAGDGVFLDHTERYEVSSEFTHVWRRLLEGETVDFEGKHIHVRGAKLFFPPIQQPRPPLYFGGSSDVAQDLAAEQVDLYLTWGEPPEQVKEKIAQVREKAAVRGRKVRFGIRLHVIVRETNAEAWQAADNLISHLDDATIEKAQAAFARQDSIGQQRMAALHRGRRDQLEISPNLWAGVGLVRGGAGTALVGDGPTVAARINEYAALGIDSFILSGYPHLEEAYRVGELLFPHLDVAIPEIPQPQPLQLQGETVANEFIPRKVAQS, from the coding sequence ATGAGCCTGAATCTTTTCTGGTTTTTACCTACCCACGGTGATGGTCACTATCTTGGCACCGACCACGGATCGCGACCGGTGGATCATTCATATTTACAGCAAATCGCGCAGGCTGCCGATCGGCTGGGGTTTAGCGGTGTACTGATCCCGACCGGGCGTTCCTGTGAAGATGCCTGGCTGGTGGCAGCATCGCTGATCCCGGTAACCCAGCGGCTGAAATTCCTTGTCGCTCTGCGCCCAAGCGTTATTTCACCGACGGTGGCGGCACGTCAGGCGGCCACGCTGGACAGGCTGTCGAATGGCCGCGCGCTGTTTAACCTGGTGACCGGCAGCGATCCGCAGGAACTGGCTGGCGACGGCGTGTTTCTTGATCACACCGAGCGCTATGAAGTGTCGTCAGAATTTACCCATGTCTGGCGGCGTTTGCTGGAGGGCGAGACGGTCGATTTCGAAGGCAAACATATTCATGTGCGCGGCGCGAAGCTCTTTTTCCCGCCCATCCAACAGCCGCGCCCGCCGCTCTATTTCGGGGGTTCATCGGATGTCGCGCAGGATTTGGCGGCTGAGCAAGTGGATCTCTATCTGACCTGGGGCGAGCCGCCGGAGCAGGTAAAAGAGAAGATTGCGCAGGTGCGGGAAAAAGCGGCGGTGCGCGGGCGCAAAGTGCGGTTTGGTATTCGCCTGCATGTGATTGTCCGCGAAACCAATGCCGAAGCCTGGCAGGCAGCGGACAACCTGATTTCTCATCTGGACGATGCCACTATTGAGAAAGCGCAAGCGGCTTTTGCGCGCCAGGACTCCATCGGCCAACAACGCATGGCGGCGTTGCATAGAGGCAGACGCGACCAGTTGGAGATTAGCCCCAACTTATGGGCCGGCGTCGGGCTGGTGCGCGGCGGCGCGGGAACGGCGTTGGTAGGCGATGGCCCAACCGTAGCGGCCCGCATTAATGAATATGCGGCGCTCGGCATCGACAGTTTTATTCTTTCTGGCTACCCGCATCTTGAAGAGGCGTATCGTGTGGGCGAACTGCTGTTCCCGCATCTGGATGTCGCCATTCCCGAGATCCCGCAGCCGCAACCGCTGCAGCTTCAGGGCGAAACGGTGGCGAACGAGTTTATTCCCCGCAAGGTGGCACAAAGCTGA
- the ssuC gene encoding aliphatic sulfonate ABC transporter permease SsuC: MVAQNKWLLRLAPWLLPSVIVVIWQIASSVGWLSTRILPSPEGVVEAFWTLSASGELWQHLAISSWRALIGFSIGGSIGLALGLISGLSRWGERLLDTSIQMLRNVPHLALIPLVILWFGIDESAKIFLVALGTLFPIYINTWHGIRNIDRGLLEMARSYGLSGFALFTHVVLPGALPSIMVGVRFALGLMWLTLIVAETISANAGIGYLAMNAREFLQTDVVVVAIVLYALLGKLADVSAQLLERLWLRWHPAYHVKEATA, encoded by the coding sequence ATGGTTGCACAGAACAAATGGTTGTTGCGCCTGGCGCCCTGGCTGTTGCCAAGCGTCATTGTGGTGATCTGGCAGATTGCCTCTTCGGTCGGCTGGTTATCTACGCGTATTCTTCCTTCACCAGAAGGCGTCGTGGAAGCATTCTGGACACTGAGCGCCAGCGGTGAATTGTGGCAACACCTGGCGATCAGTTCCTGGCGCGCACTGATTGGCTTTTCAATTGGCGGCAGCATTGGCCTGGCGCTCGGGCTGATTAGCGGCCTGTCGCGCTGGGGAGAACGCCTGCTGGATACCTCAATTCAGATGCTGCGAAATGTACCGCATCTGGCGTTGATCCCGCTGGTTATCTTGTGGTTCGGCATCGACGAAAGCGCGAAAATTTTCCTTGTCGCGCTCGGCACGCTGTTTCCGATTTATATCAATACCTGGCACGGGATCCGCAATATCGACAGAGGCCTGCTGGAGATGGCGCGCAGTTATGGGCTTTCTGGCTTTGCCCTTTTCACCCATGTAGTTCTGCCCGGCGCGCTGCCGTCGATTATGGTCGGCGTGCGCTTTGCCCTTGGTCTGATGTGGCTGACCTTGATTGTCGCCGAAACGATTTCAGCCAACGCGGGGATCGGTTATCTGGCGATGAACGCCCGTGAATTTCTGCAAACCGATGTGGTGGTGGTGGCGATTGTTCTCTACGCCCTGCTCGGCAAACTGGCTGACGTCAGCGCGCAGTTGCTTGAACGCCTGTGGCTGCGCTGGCATCCCGCTTACCATGTGAAGGAGGCAACGGCATGA
- the ssuB gene encoding aliphatic sulfonates ABC transporter ATP-binding protein codes for MKTARLNQGIPLLLNGVTKRYGDNLVLNALDLHIAAGQFVAVVGRSGGGKSTLLRLLAGLESPTAGELLAGTTRLATIQHDTRMMFQDARLLPWKSVIDNVGLGLKGRWRDAAQNALQSVGLEQRAAEWPAALSGGQKQRVALARALVHQPGLLLLDEPLGALDALTRLEMQALITELWQAQGFTVVLVTHDVSEAVAMADRVLLIEEGKIGLDLTIDLPRPRRLGSVRLAELEEQVLNRVMQRGESESVVLPQTRHA; via the coding sequence ATGAAAACCGCCCGACTCAATCAAGGGATCCCGCTGTTGTTAAACGGGGTGACCAAACGCTACGGCGATAATCTGGTCCTGAATGCGCTGGATTTGCATATTGCCGCCGGACAATTTGTTGCAGTTGTGGGTCGAAGCGGCGGCGGAAAAAGTACTCTACTGCGGCTGTTAGCCGGGCTGGAATCCCCCACTGCCGGTGAACTGCTGGCGGGAACGACCCGGCTGGCGACCATTCAGCACGACACACGCATGATGTTTCAGGATGCGCGGCTGCTGCCGTGGAAATCGGTTATCGATAATGTTGGACTGGGGCTGAAAGGCCGCTGGCGTGATGCCGCGCAAAACGCGCTGCAATCAGTAGGCTTAGAGCAACGGGCAGCGGAGTGGCCTGCGGCGCTTTCCGGCGGGCAAAAACAACGTGTCGCGCTGGCGCGTGCGCTGGTTCATCAACCAGGTTTGCTGCTGCTCGACGAACCGTTAGGCGCGCTGGATGCGCTGACCCGGCTGGAGATGCAGGCGCTGATCACCGAATTGTGGCAAGCGCAAGGGTTCACGGTGGTGTTGGTGACGCATGATGTCAGCGAAGCGGTCGCCATGGCGGATCGCGTTTTACTCATAGAAGAAGGGAAAATCGGTCTCGATTTGACCATCGACCTGCCGCGCCCGCGCCGCCTGGGATCGGTAAGGCTGGCGGAGCTGGAAGAGCAAGTGCTGAACCGGGTAATGCAGCGCGGCGAATCAGAAAGCGTTGTTTTGCCTCAAACCCGCCACGCTTGA
- the pepN gene encoding aminopeptidase N, with product MTQQPQAKYRHDYRAPEYLISDIDLTFDLDAAKTVVTALSTVSRHSASAVPLRLDGGELTLISIHVNDEPWTNYKEEGSQLVIDGLPERFTLRIVNEISPAANTALEGVYQSGEALCTQCEAEGFRHITWYLDRPDVLARFTTKLIADKTRYPFLLSNGNRVDQGELDNGRHWVQWQDPFPKPCYLFALVAGDFDVLRDTFTTRSGREVALELYVDRGNLDRAPWAMTSLKNSMKWDEQRFGLEYDLDIYMIVAVDFFNMGAMENKGLNIFNSKYVLARTDTATDKDYLDIERVIGHEYFHNWTGNRVTCRDWFQLSLKEGLTVFRDQEFSSDLGSRAVNRINNVRTMRGLQFAEDASPMAHPIRPDKVIEMNNFYTLTVYEKGAEVIRMMHTLLGEENFQKGMQLYFERHDGSAATCDDFVQAMEDASNIDLSHFRRWYSQAGTPIVSVQDDYNPNTEQYTLTISQRTPPTAEQQEKQPLHIPFDIELYDNDGKVIPLQKDGHPVHNVLNVTQAEQTFVFDNVHFQPVPSLLREFSAPVKLEYKWSDQQLTFLMRHASNDFSRWDAAQSLLATHIKLNVARHQQGQPLSLPLHVADAFRAILLDEQIDPALAAEILTLPSANEIAELFDIIDPIAIAAVREALTRTLATELADECLAIYNAHKLDSYQVEHADIGKRSLRNTCLRFLAFGDAQLADKLISQQYHEADNMTDALAALSAAVAAQLPCRDALMQEYDDKWHHDGLVMDKWFMLQATSPAANVLETVRGLLKHRSFTLSNPNRIRSLIGAFAGSNPAAFHAQDGSGYQFLAEMLTELNSRNPQVASRLIEPLIRLKRYDENRQALMRAALEQLKALPNLSGDLYEKVSKALA from the coding sequence ATGACACAACAGCCACAAGCTAAATACCGCCACGATTACCGTGCGCCGGAATACCTGATTAGTGATATTGACTTGACCTTCGACCTTGACGCCGCAAAAACCGTCGTCACCGCGCTGAGTACAGTGTCACGCCATAGCGCCTCTGCTGTGCCGCTGCGCCTGGATGGCGGCGAACTGACCTTGATTTCCATTCATGTAAATGATGAACCCTGGACCAATTATAAAGAAGAAGGCTCCCAGCTGGTTATTGATGGTTTACCAGAGCGGTTTACGCTGCGCATCGTCAATGAAATCAGCCCGGCGGCGAATACCGCGCTGGAAGGGGTGTATCAATCCGGCGAAGCGCTTTGTACGCAGTGTGAAGCCGAAGGGTTCCGTCACATTACCTGGTATCTTGACCGCCCCGACGTGCTGGCGCGTTTTACCACAAAGCTGATTGCCGATAAAACCCGTTATCCGTTCCTGCTTTCCAACGGCAACCGTGTCGATCAGGGCGAGCTGGATAATGGCCGTCACTGGGTGCAGTGGCAGGATCCGTTCCCGAAACCGTGCTACCTGTTTGCGCTGGTCGCCGGTGATTTCGATGTGCTGCGCGATACCTTCACAACCCGCTCCGGGCGTGAAGTGGCGCTGGAGTTGTATGTCGATCGTGGCAACCTGGATCGCGCGCCGTGGGCGATGACCTCTCTGAAAAATTCCATGAAGTGGGATGAACAGCGTTTCGGCCTGGAGTATGACCTCGACATTTATATGATCGTCGCCGTCGACTTCTTCAATATGGGCGCGATGGAAAACAAAGGGTTGAACATCTTCAACTCGAAATATGTTCTTGCCCGCACCGACACCGCAACCGATAAAGATTATCTCGATATTGAACGCGTGATCGGCCATGAATATTTCCACAACTGGACCGGCAACCGTGTGACCTGCCGCGACTGGTTCCAACTAAGCCTGAAAGAGGGGTTGACGGTGTTCCGCGATCAGGAGTTCAGTTCCGATCTCGGTTCCCGCGCGGTTAATCGCATCAACAACGTGCGCACCATGCGCGGCTTGCAGTTCGCCGAAGACGCCAGCCCGATGGCGCACCCGATCCGCCCAGATAAAGTTATTGAAATGAATAACTTCTACACTCTGACGGTGTACGAAAAAGGCGCGGAAGTGATTCGTATGATGCATACGCTGCTGGGCGAAGAAAACTTCCAGAAAGGGATGCAGCTCTATTTCGAACGCCATGACGGTAGTGCCGCCACCTGTGATGATTTCGTGCAGGCGATGGAAGACGCTTCGAATATCGATTTGTCCCATTTCCGCCGCTGGTACAGCCAGGCCGGCACGCCGATTGTCTCGGTGCAGGATGATTACAACCCGAACACCGAACAGTACACGCTGACCATCAGCCAGCGCACGCCGCCGACGGCAGAGCAGCAGGAGAAACAGCCGCTGCATATTCCGTTCGATATCGAACTGTATGACAACGATGGCAAGGTGATCCCGCTGCAAAAAGACGGCCATCCGGTGCACAACGTGTTAAACGTGACGCAAGCGGAGCAGACGTTTGTCTTTGATAATGTCCACTTCCAGCCGGTGCCGTCGCTGCTGCGTGAGTTCTCCGCGCCGGTGAAACTGGAATATAAATGGAGCGATCAGCAACTGACGTTCCTGATGCGCCATGCCAGCAATGACTTCTCTCGCTGGGATGCGGCGCAAAGTCTGCTGGCGACGCACATTAAATTGAACGTGGCCCGCCACCAGCAAGGGCAGCCACTCTCTCTGCCGCTGCATGTCGCGGATGCGTTCCGGGCGATCCTGCTGGATGAGCAGATCGATCCGGCGCTGGCAGCCGAGATCCTGACGCTGCCGTCGGCGAACGAAATTGCCGAGCTGTTCGACATTATCGATCCGATTGCTATCGCCGCCGTAAGAGAAGCACTGACGCGCACGCTCGCCACCGAGCTTGCCGATGAATGCCTGGCGATTTACAACGCGCACAAACTTGATAGTTACCAGGTTGAACACGCTGATATCGGCAAGCGCTCTTTGCGCAACACCTGCCTGCGTTTTCTGGCGTTTGGTGATGCGCAACTGGCCGACAAGCTGATCAGCCAGCAGTATCACGAAGCGGACAACATGACCGATGCGCTGGCCGCACTCTCTGCGGCCGTCGCTGCACAACTGCCATGCCGCGATGCGCTGATGCAGGAATACGATGATAAGTGGCATCACGACGGTCTGGTAATGGACAAATGGTTTATGCTGCAAGCCACTAGCCCGGCGGCCAATGTGCTGGAAACCGTGCGTGGTTTGCTGAAACACCGTTCATTCACGCTCAGCAACCCGAACCGCATTCGCTCGCTGATTGGCGCGTTCGCGGGCAGCAACCCGGCGGCGTTCCATGCGCAGGACGGCAGTGGTTATCAGTTCCTGGCTGAGATGTTGACGGAACTTAACAGCCGCAACCCGCAGGTGGCGTCGCGTTTGATTGAGCCGCTCATTCGCCTCAAACGCTATGACGAAAACCGCCAGGCCCTGATGCGAGCCGCGCTGGAGCAACTGAAAGCGCTGCCGAATCTCTCCGGCGATCTGTACGAGAAGGTTAGCAAAGCGCTGGCGTAA